The DNA sequence acttttttttcttaaatctatgttTGAATTAATCTCTTTAACTTCAGTAGGTATACCAGTTACTAGCACGTGGTGTAGCTTACGACAGAGATAGCTTTGTCAAGTCAAGCTTTCGGAGAAATCATTCCGACAGGTCAAACTCTTTTATCATAATGAGGTGAAATATAGGCCGTATCACAGATCAGCCACGCGTCTTATACGGTCGAATGACGCGTGGAATGGTGCTACGCCCATCAGCTACCACTCTAGTACCGCTTACTGTCAGGTGGACAATGTGGCTCGCAAGGGCAGAAAATAAGATAAATAAGATTAATCGGATGAATGGGTCGCGGCGGAGCCCCGTTCGCGGTGGCGCTTGTGTCCTAGTCGCACGCAGCGGAgcagacttgtcgctgccgaGCGCTCGACGGAATGGACCATATtttcaatacgcttttattagtttcaccATTATCTATGCAACCTAATTATCACTAACTTTAcggcatccgattaacttgagaAAAAAGAAATTTGTAACTATTGGACAATTCTTGTTACTGATcagttaaattgtaaataaaggtGTTAATATATTGAAAAACTGGTAAGTAATCTGTCGAATTGATCAGTGTGCCTACAACGTATCCACGTTTTGTTCAGGGAGAGACGATATTCTCGTGGTACAGCACGGAGGGTAGTGCGCAGACTGCGGACCGGTGGGGCGGGCGCGTGCGTCGCGTGGACGGGGAGGTGCTCGGCCTCGGGCGCGGCTCCATCAACGTGACGGCCGTGCGCGAGACCGACGCCGGCCTCTACCGCTGTCTCGTCCTCTTCCCCAACCGCACCCCGCCCGCGCGCAACAACGGGACCTACTACCGCCTCGAGGTGGACGGTGAGTCGATCGCGCTGCCAGCGCCCCTTCGCCTCAAGCACCGCGCCTCGACTGAGTCCGCTCCGCTCGTCAGGTGGGAACCTGATAGTCACGCCGCCCATGAACGTCACGGTGCTGGAGACCGAGCGCGCCGAGCTCGAGTGCCTACCCAAGGACCCGCAGTCGGCGGTCGAGTGGTACAGGCAGGGTGCCCTGCTGAACCAGCTGCCGGAGCTCGCGGCGCGCTCCGAGGTTGCTGCTAACGGCAGTCTCGTGGTGCGCGTCACGACCAGCTCCGATCCTGGCGAGTACGAGTGTCGTGTGAGCTCTCCCGACGGTCACATCCAAAGCGCCAGCGCCTTCCTCGATGTCCACTGTGAGTATTCAAACATATTTCACACACATTTCTGCATTGTCTTCATTTCGAATTCTTCTTTTGTTTAGACAAAGCCAAAGTAGTGTACTCACCGAAGGAACGGCATTTCCCGTTCGGCAAGCCGGCCAGTCTCGACTGCCACTTCAGTGCCAACCCTCCTTTGACGAACTTGCGCTGGGAAAAAGATGGATTTCTGTTCGATCCCTATAACGTCCAAGGTGTGTTCTACAGCAGGAATGGTAGTCTGCTCTTCAACCAAGTGAGTGTTTGTCGGGAATTGAGCACGATCTGTCCTGCTGGCACGAGTCTGCTGGTCTGTTTGACGTTGTGTTGCGGTCGCTGCAGGTGGACGAGACGCACGAGGGCGTGTACTCGTGCACTCCGTACAACGCGCTGGGCACGGAGGGCCCGTCCGCGGGCGTGAGGGTGCGCGTGCAACGACCGCCGGCGTTTGCCGCACGCCCTCTGCCCCTCTACGTGGCGCGCCTCGGGGCCACGCTCTCGCTGCCCTGCAAGGTGGCGGTCTATCAACACAACGACCCTCCGCTCCTCCGCTGGACTAGAGTCAGTCGCTTTATTTACACGGATGTGGTGTAAAGCTACTTTCTAAACGGAGTAGGTACTGATGATGAACATACTTGGTTCACAGAAAGACGGTAGCTCCCTGCCCGACGGCCGGCACTCGGTGGACGAGGGCAACCTGACCGTGGTGGACGTGGCGGAGGAGGACCGCGGAGTCTACGTGTGCACCGTCAGCAACGAGGCCGCCTCCGTGAGCGTGGAGACCGAACTCCTCGTCGAGAACGTGCCTCCTCGGGCCCCGTACAACCTAACCGCAGCGCCGTCCAACGACTCCATACATCTCACCTGGGTGCCCGGTCAGTCAGCCCTCAGACGCTCTCACTGATTCTACtcaattatttatgtatttatttaaagttctcAACCACCATCGATCGGCATTTTACAAACCAATTATGTTGAATTTGTAAAAGACTCAGTGATATATCGTTGGAGGCGTATATAGTTCTCAAAATAGAAGTATGGCGAAAACATACATTCACTTATATTACTTAATTAAGTcttatagaacaaaaaaaagaagagagcaaaaaaaaaacacttaaactAAACactaaatctatatatacctcttccttcctattcgtacactattgacagagtggtcgtggtcatgcatcagtcggatcctgcgataccgatgctctcgcgatgcgacgccatgtggcacggtgtttcgcagagtgagagcaatcatttatgttggagtgagtcacagattttatgaggttgGTCCAttgtgttggagatcgtccgcgagatcttttgccctcgaatttcccttgcaccaccaaccgctcaatggagtcctcattacgagtgatgtgcccgaagaacttgaggattcgtatttggactATTGATGATAGTCTCaccttgatgttgagctctttcaggatcgaaatgctggtacggtgcgcggtccacggaattctgaggagacgtGGAGACTATATATAGGTACCTATGCAAAGCAAATATATTAATGGACGTATGTTCatctaaaattatatataaagcTTTCTGAATCTTCAAAGGGTTTTATGTTTTAACATAACGGAACCAAATAtccgaacgtgcgataccgcccccgccgcgccgccccctaccccccgctgagacagagccctcggcgcgcgcgacgacgaccGCCAAAATATAGTCAGTCTTAGTTTATCTGTACGgttctcaactcattttgtattttattttattttagttattgtgtcgcttttatattaaaacctcatacGAATCGATGTAAACATCATTTCCATATCTTCTTCGCAAACAGCAcggaacaacgaactcacaAAAACTCACAAAACCCCCACCCGTCGGACTTTTAGTgttaaataatcttttttttgttgcttcttatttatttattatattagggattactggtggtccggaggcctttccagtttcaccaggacaggtgggctagCCAGGAGGAGtaggattagctaacagctacccgagcgcctccgaaggagacttaaaAACtcagagcagctgcttcgcgaatgaatctactaccggagtGGAatggcgacccgctgagaagatccgacgagaaagtCAGTAGGCCAACGTAGGGGGtaggttgcatgtcgaactctttgcgGAGTTCGACAAGTAtcgttaccggggtccctaagtctgctcctagtgttagagctgaaggcctctaatgcaagggttatttaTCTGACGTTGACAGGCTCCTGCGTGATCCGGGTTctgtgagtagtcagcggcggcaacgatagcCTATGCCTATCTAACTatgaatttgtattttttttggacGTCTCGGAATATTTCTGTGTATGGAAATATTGAAGTAGTAAAGGAGAGCGGAACATCGGGTACAGTAGTGTTTCTGATCTGTTCGTCACAGGCCACAACGGTCTCGACGTCGACTACAACGTGTGGTACCGCGAGCGCACCGTCAGCGAGTGGCGCACCATGAAGATACTGACGCGGGGGCTGACCGAGGCGACGCTCGTCGGACTGCGCCCCGCCACCGAGTACGAGCTGCGGGTGCTCTCCCAGGACCTCATCGGAGACGGGCTCTTCAGCAAACCGATCTTCGTGCGAACCTTTGGTGAGAACCCCTATTAGACCAACAACCCTACGAATGACGTCGTCGATTGTAGCTCACTGATGTCGTTCCTCGTTGTAGGCTCCGAATTCAACGAAAAGTCCGAGTACGCTCCAGTGGCGGCCGTCACCGAGAGCTCGGGCACAGTACCCCTCGAGGGAGAAGAGTTGGAGGTGTCGGTGCGACTGATCGACGAGGGGGCGCTGGTCCGCTGGGCGCGCGACGTGGAGGACGACACGGGCTGCACGCTGCGCTGGTACCTCGACCAGGGCGCGCCGCGACTGCTCGCCACGCTGCGCACCCACGAGGACTACGCGCTCGGTGAGTCAACCTACGCGCGCCGGTACGTGAGCACGACAGCGCTCTTGTCGCGGCCGCCGCCAGCTGCCAGTCGTGGTGCGCTTATGTGCTACTTGTACCAACGCTAGCCCCGACATGTGCACACGGAAGAATTATATCTGTACGCAGTGAGTCCACTGAGTAGCATCAACTCGTTGAGTTTGACGCCGTCTTCGAGTCTACTCGGGTGTGCTGGTGAGCTGCTAGGTCGCCGGGACGAATGCATGGGTCCTTCGTGTTGTCGCTAAGCGTGTTGTTTGTCGTATTGCGTGCAGTGCGCGAGGTGGAGGAGGGCGCGCGGTACCGGGCGCGCGTGGAGTGCGCGAGCGGCGCGCGGGGCGGCGCGGGGCTGGCGGTGCCGCAGTACGCGCGGCTGCGGGGCGCGGCGCTGGGCTGCGCGGGCGGCGCCGTGCTGCTGGGGGCGGCGGCGCTGCTGCTGTACGCGTGCCGCCACCGCCTGTGCGCGCGCTGACCGGCCCCCTCGGCTCGCGCTGTGACTAACTTTCCATACAAATGTAAAACTTATAAAAACTAAGTTTACGTAGtgaatgatttgtttttttttaatgtgtcaAACAAGTGTGGTAATTGAATGTTGAAAATGtgattattaaaatcaataaattcaGATAtcgtatatttttcattttcatattgCTAACCTGTAAAAATAAATCCAAATGCCTATAAATGAAATTCGTTTGGCGAAAGACCCGGTTAGCACCCAATCGGATGCTGCAAGCTTCACATTTCAATTCATCTAATCACGCTATTGTGCGGCGTATGCGTGCAACCTCATTGTCGAGAAGTAAGTACCTACTAGTTTTGCAGCATTCATACATACTAACCTACGAAACCACTTTTGAGAGAATCTCTTTTGTTGAAATATGACTCTGACGATGAACAGATAAACAGAACAAAAACAGAAAAAGAACCGCCTCGCCTACATACATATGTGTACGTAGGGCGCTCGATGCCTCCGATGCAACACCATATTATGTGTGTATAATATACATAACTAATGATGTAATAAGGAATTAAGTGGCTAAATTAACCGACACTCGAATGCGTTTCATTTCGCTCTGAAGCCAGGGAGCTCAAGGGAAGAATTTACAAAGCGATCATTAGAGCTGTCCTGCTGGATGGATCCGAGTGTTGCGCGACGAAAGTCAAGCACGAACGAGGAGTGCACGCgccagagatgcgaatgttgagatggatgtgtggagtgacaagaatggataagataaggaatgagtatagcagaggaagtctgaaagtagccccggtaatctacatattaaagagcggacggttagcgtggtatggacatgtgatgcgtagagagaagatgcatgtgactaggagatgcatggaaatggtagtgcccTTGCAGCAGtggtagagggagaagaggtcgatcaaagaagacatggatggagtgtgtgaatgacgatatgagagagggaggagtgagtgttgagatgacggctgagatgatagaagagaatggaagagaaaaattagctgtgccgagcccacctagtgagataaggtggagaaaaagaagaagaagaacacgTTTTAGAGACACAGATACTGGCTGTTCATGACTCTCAAGTGCCTAAAACTTGCACTTACTCGCTCGTGCATCGCTCAAAGCTAACAAATAGTAGGTACAATGTGATGTACAGATCTGTATTGCAAAAAATTTTCCCCTTTACTGCGACGTGGGCGACATAGATATATTCTCAATGCCGCGTTTATAAggttataaaattgaaattaaattatgaaagtaatgaaattaaacaGATTTGGCAAGAAATCATCTTGGGAAAGTTACTTACAAGCGAAACCGCGGCCAGAAGAACATATATTAATAACTGTAATGCAGCTTTATTACGAATGTTTAATGATTTATTAAGTATATGATTTATTAAGTATATatgaattagtagacagtgtggtagaacgcagagtctccttgccaccctcggatgcgttaccacccgtcaccccgatggaagttaaagacttgatcaaagacctacgtcctcgcaaggctcccggttccgacggtatatccaaccgcgttattaaacttctacccgtccaactcatcgtgatgttggcatctattttcaatgccgctatggcgaactgtatctttcccgcggtgtggaaagaagcggacgttatcggcatacataaacccggtaaaccaaaagatcatccgacgagctaccgcccgattagcctcctcatgtctgtaggcaaactgtatgagcgtctgctctacaaacgcctcagagacttcgtctcatccaagggcattctcatcgatgaacaattcggattccgtacaaatcactcatgcgttcaacaggtgcaccgcctcacggagcacattcttgtggggcttaatcgaccaaaaccgttatacacgggagctctcttcttcgacgtcgcaaaagcgttcgacaaagtctggcacaacggtttgattttcaaactattcaacatgggcgtgccggatagtctcgtgctcatcatacgggacttcttgtcgaaccgctcttttcgatatcgagtcgagggaacccgctcctccccatgacctctcacagctggagtcccgcaaggctctatcctctcacccctcctatttagcttattcgttaacgatattccccggtggccgccgacccatttagcttacgttacttcgataagactatgcgtcatgataatcgccttatcgttgccgccgctgactactccccgaatcctgatcacgcaggagccagtcaccgtcgacgccctagacacgtccttacggatccatcagatccaataacctttgcattagacgccttcagctctaacactaggagcaggcttagggaccccggtaaccgtactcgtcgaactcgacaaagagttcgccgtgcaacctaacccatgaatcagctcgctgagtttctcgccggatcttctcagcgggtcgcgattccgatccggtagtagattcattcgcgaaacaattgctcttgagttgttaggtctccttcggaggcgctcgggcagttgttagcaaagcttacccctcttggctgagcctttgctcgcccacctgtcctggtgaaactggaaaggccttagggtaaccacttaacactagatgggccgagaggtcgtccattcatctaatcAAACAAACTGTTAATTTgatgatattatttttgttgtatagACGGGTGAACAAGCTCGCGGCCTCTATGGTTGTAAAGAAAGAAACGTTGTAAGTGCTATAGCTCACAAATATCATAATACGAATGTCGTCAACGCTACACTTTCAGACATGAGAATGAGTTTCAATAAtatatcatatatatatatatattaaagatAAATGAAAAGATTGTaggatgtaaatatatatatatatatattagagcACAACGGCCTTTCTGACCTTCAAGGCAGAACGCATTAACGAACGCTTCGCGGAAGTAGAAGGAGGCTTCAGAAATAAACAAGATGGTTGTCCCTTCCGGGCGAACTCACGGCACGCCCCACCGGCAGCAGCGTGACATGAGTTGCTTCAAATGATTACCGGTGGATAATTCTGTTCCTTGTAGTCCAAGATGAGTGTCTCGCAGTGCTTCGCAAGAACACACGTGCCGTTGTAGCCGTCGCGCTGACACGGGGAGCCTGCCAAACAACGTGTCACTATACAATGCGTATTTGAACCACACGAGACTGCACTTAATGCGGGAGTATACAGGGTTTGAAATAAAGATACACCTCGTTGGATTAGAACAACTGCGGGGTTGGAATGCGATGCCGCTATTCGATTGCTATTACTTAATGCCTTCTTGAGTTTATAGGTAcctatataagcatttctttagctacattgaatatagcaaattatagctttgatgctgaaggcgccatggttactgcgatactgtggatttcgcgacactaattttttaacgaaattactcacgcatatatcgaaactactttcgtgaaactgagctcaacatgcatgacactaatttcgtaatgtaaactccgcaTTACTGTACGCCAGTTGCGCAGCGCCGCGCCGGTCTACGTGAAAGCACAAAGGCAATAAAGggcgttttcattttattatagatGTAACCCaaaaatatatacgtatattaTTTGGATTTTAATCAAATCCTATAAACTGTTTAGTTAGTGCTTAGTACCACTAGACTAGAGCGCGTTCAGATACTTTGATTTGTGCAGACCCCATGTGCTCCTTGGCTCTAACCGAAATGTATCTCTTAGTGTGTCCTGTGTGTGAGAGTCTACAGCCACAGCACAGCTCGTAGCCGCACGCCTCAATATGTCGACAGTCTAGTGTGGACTTGCCCCTTGGCGTACGACAGGAACACTGGAACCCGTCCCACTGTGGCTGGTTTTGATTTGTGATGATGGCGACCAGGGAACTCCAAATTGTTCATACTTAAAACCCGCTTCATTTTTGACGTCtaagttacattaaattattaatggaatttttctttaatttttttaagatatgaaGTTTTTGTTCTGCAAAAAcaacacaatatatttatgaGATAACGCACGCAAAAGGAATGATAAAGAGCACCGCAACAGGAAGGTTTGATATAGCGGCCACCCAGTCACAATCAACAGCCGCGGGCTAGGCCAGCCAGCTATGCACCCAGAAGTGGTACCATCAGTCAGATTTTATTGTTAGACAATTTAGACGTGTCCAACAGATGCAGTAAAATAACTGCTATTTTAAACACTCCCGCGTGGCTCCCTGAAACTCAAgtagctacttttttttttttttctggtcgGGGTAAGAATCTCCTGCGAGGTCcctgcgcctagggggcgcgtggggtatgtgggactcaacgatctgcaaggtgttgggagcagaccgcgggcccaaggaattttagggcccaccaactaaacgactcccctgcactcttatacccgacgtccgatctccgtccggggtcaaaacccggtcagagtaggggggctcccgcggtcaacacttcaaccagacacgcgg is a window from the Bombyx mori chromosome 12, ASM3026992v2 genome containing:
- the LOC134198670 gene encoding protein borderless; its protein translation is MRVQLVPAALALMASGAVLWPPSRASLLPLDAEHLHASVGGYAVMNCHLDFPFGHEIPYRLQWDKDGETIFSWYSTEGSAQTADRWGGRVRRVDGEVLGLGRGSINVTAVRETDAGLYRCLVLFPNRTPPARNNGTYYRLEVDGGNLIVTPPMNVTVLETERAELECLPKDPQSAVEWYRQGALLNQLPELAARSEVAANGSLVVRVTTSSDPGEYECRVSSPDGHIQSASAFLDVHYKAKVVYSPKERHFPFGKPASLDCHFSANPPLTNLRWEKDGFLFDPYNVQGVFYSRNGSLLFNQVDETHEGVYSCTPYNALGTEGPSAGVRVRVQRPPAFAARPLPLYVARLGATLSLPCKVAVYQHNDPPLLRWTRKDGSSLPDGRHSVDEGNLTVVDVAEEDRGVYVCTVSNEAASVSVETELLVENVPPRAPYNLTAAPSNDSIHLTWVPGHNGLDVDYNVWYRERTVSEWRTMKILTRGLTEATLVGLRPATEYELRVLSQDLIGDGLFSKPIFVRTFGSEFNEKSEYAPVAAVTESSGTVPLEGEELEVSVRLIDEGALVRWARDVEDDTGCTLRWYLDQGAPRLLATLRTHEDYALVREVEEGARYRARVECASGARGGAGLAVPQYARLRGAALGCAGGAVLLGAAALLLYACRHRLCAR